From one Aquicella siphonis genomic stretch:
- a CDS encoding SecDF P1 head subdomain-containing protein gives MFKNFYVLGFLLTAASVYAQEPANTAAPSAPFSDSRDHALVFTIIQDEFMLDNTTVKNAAIVEKAGRQYGGLHIELKPEAAKKFTEMTQAGTGRRLNLIFNKVIVTATVIQTPLTGDFLISGISRQDAQTFLNMLNANKPKNNKDSSD, from the coding sequence ATGTTTAAGAATTTTTATGTTTTGGGTTTCCTGCTGACGGCGGCATCCGTCTATGCACAAGAGCCCGCTAACACCGCCGCGCCGTCAGCACCATTCAGTGATTCCAGGGACCATGCTCTGGTATTCACCATTATTCAGGATGAATTCATGCTGGATAACACAACAGTGAAAAATGCAGCCATCGTTGAGAAGGCTGGCCGCCAATATGGCGGATTGCATATTGAATTGAAACCTGAGGCTGCGAAAAAGTTTACGGAAATGACTCAGGCCGGAACGGGACGACGGCTAAATCTCATTTTCAATAAGGTGATAGTGACAGCGACGGTTATACAGACGCCGCTCACGGGAGATTTTCTCATCTCGGGCATTTCCAGGCAGGACGCGCAGACATTTCTCAATATGCTGAACGCCAACAAGCCCAAAAATAACAAAGACTCAAGCGATTGA